The Astyanax mexicanus isolate ESR-SI-001 chromosome 7, AstMex3_surface, whole genome shotgun sequence genome has a window encoding:
- the cxcl12a gene encoding chemokine (C-X-C motif) ligand 12a (stromal cell-derived factor 1), with protein MELKAVLLAALITVAVYGTISHAKPISLVERCWCRSTVNTVPQRNIRELKFVHTPNCPFQVIAKLKNAKEVCINPETKWLQQYLKNALEKMKKAKQQSN; from the exons ATGGAGCTGAAAGCCGTCTTACTAGCAGCGCTCATCACGGTGGCCGTCTATGGGACTATTTCACACG CCAAGCCCATCAGTCTGGTTGAAAGATGCTGGTGTCGCTCAACAGTCAACACAGTCCCACAGAGGAACATCCGTGAGCTGAAGTTTGTCCACACGCCCAACTGCCCCTTCCAAGTCAT TGCCAAGCTGAAGAACGCCAAAGAAGTGTGCATCAACCCTGAGACCAAATGGCTGCAGCAGTACCTAAAGAACGCCCTTGAAAA AATGAAGAAGGCCAAGCAACAGTCCAACTAA